A genomic stretch from Dissulfuribacter thermophilus includes:
- a CDS encoding efflux RND transporter permease subunit encodes MNSLHRPSFLRWVTSTFVDSKLTPLVIIASLFMGVFAILLTPSEEEPQIVVPMIDVMVSMPGASPKEVEERVINPMEKLIWEIPGVEYVYSTAMPGKALTVVRFYVGEEVEKSLVKVYDKLYSHFDWIPPGCSKPLLKPRSIDDVPIVTLTFWGDGYDAVTLRSIVATLDDEIRAIEGVSETFIKGGLRRQVRIILDPSKLSSLNLDPKDVVEAIKGQNQASLVGAYTEGNYEFNLRLTNFFKNLDEVKKVVIKVVDGRPVYLGEIAEIKDGPEEPRSYCFVGAGLAAREKGLELAPGELRPAVTLAVAKRKGRNATLIARKVIDKVESLRGHILPEDVHVVVTRDYGETAKEKSNELLEHLAIATISVAVLMAVLLGVRASLVVLVAIPVTLALTLFVYYFYGYTLNRVTLFALIFCIGILVDDPIVGVENIVRHLRLPENKGRRFKDIIVDAVVEVGSPLILATFTVIFAILPLAFVRGLMGPYMRPMPVGASVAMFLSMVVSFVITPWTAYHILGKGARHEEEKEGWFSRLYRWTMGHLIYNRVWRYSFLFGMAILFVLSCALIATKIVKVKMLPFDNKSEFQVIVDMPEGTPLEETYRAAEALGAVLSQESYVTDYEIYVGTSAPFNFNGLVRHYYMREGSNVCDIQVNLVPKHMRELQSHDIAKAIRPKLEAVAKKYGANIKVTEIPPGPPVLQTLVAEIYGPDYEEQIRLAKKVKEVFESVDGIVDVDWYMTDPQKEMRLVIDREKALLSGVNPMRVREILETAVFGKVVGLFHDEDSKEDVPLIVRVPRQDRSSLEEVLSLKVRSVTGKAVSLRELVGVKESVIDHPIYHKNLQPVVYVTGDVAGAEESPVYAILKANKLLDKIETPSKTRLELLYISQPSSTKEWAMKWDGEWHITYEVFRDMGAAFAVVVIIIFILVVGWFRSYSVPLVILSPIPLSLIGIIPAHAMMNAFFTATSMIGFIAGAGIVVRNSIILVDFIELRLKEGMPLGEAVIDAGTIRFRPMLLTSSAVVVGSFVILFDPIFQGLAISLMAGEVAATLFSRMVVPILYYLDHRVKDKLKNIFK; translated from the coding sequence TTGAATAGTCTTCACAGACCCTCCTTTTTGAGATGGGTAACGTCGACTTTTGTGGATTCTAAGCTCACTCCCCTGGTGATAATAGCCAGTCTTTTCATGGGGGTCTTTGCAATCCTTCTTACCCCTAGTGAAGAAGAGCCCCAAATCGTAGTACCAATGATAGATGTGATGGTATCCATGCCAGGGGCCTCTCCGAAAGAGGTGGAAGAGCGAGTCATCAACCCAATGGAGAAGCTCATTTGGGAGATTCCAGGGGTGGAGTATGTGTACTCCACTGCTATGCCTGGCAAGGCCCTTACGGTGGTTCGGTTTTATGTGGGAGAGGAGGTAGAAAAGAGCCTAGTCAAGGTCTATGATAAACTTTATTCACACTTTGACTGGATTCCTCCTGGATGCAGTAAGCCCCTTTTAAAGCCTCGTTCAATAGACGACGTGCCCATTGTTACCCTGACATTTTGGGGCGATGGTTACGATGCAGTGACCCTGCGTTCAATAGTTGCAACTTTGGATGATGAAATTCGGGCCATAGAGGGTGTAAGCGAGACTTTTATTAAAGGCGGGCTAAGACGCCAAGTTCGCATAATCCTTGATCCGTCAAAACTTTCATCCCTTAATTTAGATCCAAAAGACGTTGTAGAGGCAATAAAGGGGCAAAATCAGGCCTCTTTGGTTGGGGCGTATACTGAGGGAAATTATGAATTCAATCTGAGACTAACTAACTTTTTTAAGAATTTAGATGAGGTAAAAAAGGTCGTAATAAAGGTAGTTGATGGTCGTCCTGTTTATCTGGGAGAGATTGCTGAGATAAAAGATGGTCCGGAAGAGCCGAGGTCTTATTGTTTTGTTGGTGCAGGTCTGGCAGCAAGGGAAAAAGGATTAGAACTGGCTCCAGGAGAACTCAGACCCGCCGTAACTCTAGCTGTTGCCAAAAGAAAAGGGCGCAATGCCACACTGATAGCTCGAAAGGTCATAGATAAGGTGGAAAGCCTGCGGGGGCATATCCTCCCTGAAGATGTCCATGTGGTAGTGACTAGAGATTATGGAGAGACGGCAAAGGAAAAATCCAATGAGCTCTTAGAACACCTTGCCATTGCAACAATTTCAGTTGCTGTATTAATGGCAGTGCTACTTGGCGTCAGGGCAAGCCTTGTGGTGCTTGTGGCCATACCTGTGACCTTGGCCCTTACTCTATTTGTTTACTATTTTTATGGATATACCCTTAACAGGGTTACACTGTTTGCTCTTATTTTCTGTATCGGAATTCTAGTGGACGACCCCATTGTTGGGGTTGAAAATATTGTCAGGCACCTAAGACTCCCTGAAAACAAGGGAAGGCGCTTCAAAGATATTATAGTAGATGCTGTAGTTGAGGTCGGTAGCCCGTTAATCCTTGCAACGTTCACAGTTATCTTTGCAATTCTTCCCTTGGCCTTTGTAAGGGGGCTCATGGGACCATACATGCGTCCCATGCCTGTTGGTGCGTCTGTGGCCATGTTCCTTTCAATGGTGGTCTCCTTTGTGATTACACCCTGGACTGCATACCACATTCTGGGTAAGGGCGCCCGCCATGAAGAGGAAAAGGAAGGGTGGTTCTCAAGGCTTTATAGGTGGACAATGGGCCACCTTATTTACAATCGGGTCTGGCGCTATAGTTTTTTGTTTGGCATGGCCATTCTCTTTGTACTTTCATGTGCATTAATTGCCACAAAGATTGTTAAAGTCAAAATGCTTCCCTTTGATAACAAGAGTGAATTTCAGGTGATAGTTGATATGCCTGAGGGAACACCTTTGGAGGAGACCTATCGTGCAGCAGAGGCCCTTGGAGCCGTTCTTTCACAAGAGTCCTATGTTACGGATTACGAGATTTACGTGGGAACGTCTGCCCCCTTCAATTTTAATGGCCTAGTACGCCATTATTATATGAGAGAAGGGAGCAACGTCTGTGATATACAGGTAAATCTTGTACCAAAACACATGAGGGAACTCCAGAGCCACGACATTGCCAAAGCTATAAGGCCCAAACTTGAGGCAGTAGCAAAAAAATATGGTGCAAATATCAAGGTTACAGAGATTCCGCCAGGCCCTCCAGTACTACAGACCCTTGTGGCTGAGATATATGGGCCTGATTATGAGGAGCAGATACGGCTTGCTAAGAAGGTGAAGGAGGTGTTTGAGTCAGTTGACGGGATCGTTGATGTAGATTGGTACATGACCGATCCACAAAAGGAGATGAGACTTGTAATCGACAGAGAAAAGGCCCTTCTTTCAGGGGTAAACCCAATGCGGGTTAGAGAGATACTTGAAACAGCAGTATTTGGTAAGGTTGTTGGACTGTTTCATGATGAAGACTCAAAAGAAGATGTTCCGCTCATAGTAAGGGTTCCAAGACAAGATCGCTCAAGCTTAGAGGAGGTCCTCTCTCTTAAGGTACGTTCAGTCACGGGCAAGGCAGTAAGCCTAAGAGAATTAGTAGGGGTGAAAGAGTCGGTCATAGACCACCCGATATATCACAAAAATCTCCAACCAGTGGTCTATGTAACAGGAGACGTTGCAGGTGCTGAGGAAAGCCCAGTGTATGCGATTTTGAAGGCCAATAAGCTCCTTGATAAGATTGAGACCCCGTCAAAGACCCGTCTTGAACTGCTTTATATCAGCCAACCCTCTTCTACTAAGGAATGGGCCATGAAATGGGACGGGGAATGGCACATTACCTATGAGGTCTTCAGGGATATGGGCGCGGCATTTGCTGTGGTTGTGATAATAATCTTTATACTGGTAGTAGGGTGGTTCAGATCCTATTCTGTTCCACTGGTTATACTTTCGCCAATCCCTCTCTCTTTGATAGGTATTATCCCTGCCCATGCAATGATGAATGCCTTTTTCACAGCTACTTCAATGATTGGATTTATTGCAGGAGCAGGTATTGTCGTTAGGAACTCCATTATCCTGGTGGATTTTATCGAGTTACGTCTAAAAGAGGGGATGCCCCTTGGAGAGGCAGTAATAGATGCTGGTACTATACGTTTTAGACCAATGCTACTCACGTCGTCGGCAGTTGTAGTGGGCTCTTTTGTGATACTCTTTGATCCAATTTTTCAAGGCCTCGCTATTTCGCTGATGGCAGGGGAGGTGGCTGCCACCCTTTTTTCAAGAATGGTAGTGCCAATCCTCTATTATTTGGATCATAGGGTAAAAGATAAATTGAAAAATATATTTAAGTAG
- a CDS encoding M48 family metallopeptidase — MSRKLCVFFIFFLVAFLPAGSFAMMSIEKEKELGRRLLEEIRTQVEFVDDQEVVQYVQSAGEKILKLIPDPLYQYRFFVIKDEGVNAFAIPGGFVFVHSGLLEVVDSDDEFICVLAHEIGHVEGRHIARRIERLKRLNIASVAAILAGVFLGKGKAGSAILATTSALNASIGLKYSREDEEEADRRAFQWLCKAGYNPMGLVTVLQKMQRMRWLGTDAIPSYLSTHPGTAERITYLEDLIKTSNCHVKFHRASRELRRVQVRISVFTKDPYLLIGRYKTALKDSPGDEYLQYGLCLAYLEAREFNNAINELNALIKGHPKRLEYKKDLGVAYYLKGDYGQAIDVLNNYLKSNSKDLTARLYLGKSLLAVSRPKEALKSIKDVYYALDEDPRIAFDLGRSLAALHQEGEAHYYFYQFYRWKGQLDAASYHKRMAIRLLPKDSQLLRKIGESRDESDENNNQDPISPGGSRGSGLGSSYEVVHSKKF; from the coding sequence TTGTCTCGCAAACTTTGTGTCTTCTTTATTTTCTTTTTGGTGGCATTCCTTCCTGCAGGCTCTTTTGCCATGATGAGTATTGAAAAGGAAAAAGAGCTAGGCAGGAGGCTCCTTGAAGAGATTCGGACTCAGGTGGAATTCGTAGACGATCAAGAGGTCGTCCAATACGTTCAAAGCGCAGGAGAGAAAATCCTCAAATTAATACCTGACCCACTGTATCAATATCGTTTCTTCGTGATTAAAGATGAAGGAGTAAATGCCTTTGCTATACCTGGAGGCTTTGTATTTGTCCATAGTGGACTATTAGAAGTTGTTGATTCAGATGATGAGTTCATATGTGTACTTGCCCATGAAATTGGCCATGTGGAAGGGAGGCATATAGCCCGAAGGATTGAACGTTTAAAACGCTTAAATATTGCCAGTGTTGCCGCCATACTTGCTGGTGTATTTCTGGGAAAGGGAAAGGCAGGGTCCGCCATCCTCGCCACCACAAGCGCTTTAAATGCCTCAATAGGTCTAAAATATAGTAGAGAAGACGAAGAGGAGGCTGACAGAAGGGCATTTCAGTGGCTTTGCAAGGCTGGTTACAACCCCATGGGCCTTGTTACCGTACTTCAAAAGATGCAGCGCATGCGTTGGCTCGGTACAGATGCCATACCAAGTTACTTATCTACGCATCCAGGAACTGCAGAAAGGATTACATACCTTGAAGATCTTATAAAGACATCTAATTGCCATGTTAAGTTCCACAGAGCCAGCCGAGAACTTAGAAGGGTTCAGGTGCGTATAAGCGTATTTACAAAGGATCCCTATTTGCTGATTGGTCGTTACAAGACAGCCCTCAAGGACAGCCCTGGGGACGAATACCTTCAGTACGGACTTTGTCTGGCCTATTTGGAGGCCAGAGAGTTCAACAATGCTATTAATGAATTAAATGCCTTGATAAAAGGGCATCCAAAACGATTAGAGTACAAAAAGGACCTAGGTGTAGCCTATTATTTGAAAGGTGACTATGGCCAAGCTATTGATGTATTGAACAACTATTTGAAATCGAATTCCAAAGACCTTACTGCAAGGTTATACCTTGGAAAATCTTTGTTGGCAGTTTCTAGGCCAAAAGAGGCATTAAAGTCTATAAAAGATGTCTATTATGCCTTGGATGAAGATCCAAGGATTGCCTTTGATCTTGGTCGGAGCCTTGCTGCCCTGCATCAAGAGGGAGAAGCGCACTATTATTTTTATCAGTTTTATCGCTGGAAAGGACAGCTTGATGCAGCATCCTACCATAAGCGTATGGCCATTAGGCTTCTGCCAAAGGATTCACAGCTTTTGCGCAAGATTGGAGAGAGTAGGGATGAATCAGATGAAAACAATAACCAAGACCCCATTTCTCCTGGTGGTTCTAGGGGTAGTGGCCTTGGATCAAGTTACGAAGTGGTACATAGTAAAAAATTTTAA
- the lspA gene encoding signal peptidase II, whose amino-acid sequence MALDQVTKWYIVKNFNLFESKVILDGFFNLTYITNTGAAFGILSGTEKWRNIFFQAITVMALCGMIYLYKTMRTRSGLFLWGLSLVFGGALGNFIDRVRFGYVVDFLDFYVGSWHWPAFNVADSCISLGATMLAVYFLRETV is encoded by the coding sequence GTGGCCTTGGATCAAGTTACGAAGTGGTACATAGTAAAAAATTTTAATCTTTTTGAAAGTAAAGTTATTTTAGACGGTTTCTTTAATTTAACCTATATCACAAATACAGGCGCTGCCTTTGGTATTTTGAGCGGTACAGAAAAATGGCGGAACATATTTTTTCAGGCCATAACTGTAATGGCCCTATGTGGCATGATATACCTTTATAAAACCATGCGAACTAGAAGCGGTTTATTCCTTTGGGGATTATCGCTGGTATTCGGCGGTGCCCTTGGGAATTTTATAGACAGGGTGAGATTTGGATATGTGGTGGATTTTTTGGATTTCTACGTAGGTAGCTGGCATTGGCCGGCTTTTAATGTGGCAGACTCATGCATAAGCCTTGGAGCAACTATGTTGGCTGTATATTTTTTAAGAGAAACTGTCTAG
- the groES gene encoding co-chaperone GroES, whose translation MKIRPLHDRILVQRLEEEEKTKGGIIIPDTAKEKPIEGKVIAVGNGKVLENGEVRPLEVKVGDRVLFGKYAGTDIKIEGEEYLIMREDDILGVIEE comes from the coding sequence ATGAAGATCCGTCCATTACATGACAGGATTCTTGTCCAAAGGCTTGAAGAAGAAGAGAAGACCAAAGGCGGTATCATTATTCCAGACACTGCAAAGGAAAAACCCATTGAGGGTAAAGTAATTGCCGTAGGAAACGGCAAGGTACTGGAAAATGGTGAAGTTCGTCCCCTTGAAGTAAAGGTCGGGGATAGGGTTCTCTTTGGTAAGTATGCCGGTACAGATATCAAGATTGAGGGTGAAGAGTACCTCATTATGAGGGAAGACGACATCCTTGGTGTTATTGAAGAGTAA
- the groL gene encoding chaperonin GroEL (60 kDa chaperone family; promotes refolding of misfolded polypeptides especially under stressful conditions; forms two stacked rings of heptamers to form a barrel-shaped 14mer; ends can be capped by GroES; misfolded proteins enter the barrel where they are refolded when GroES binds), whose protein sequence is MAAKEIKYDVKARESILRGVNALANAVKVTLGPKGRNVIIEKSFGSPVITKDGVTVAKEIELEDKFENMGAQMVKEVASKTSDVAGDGTTTATILAQAIYNEGSKLVAAGINPMALKRGIDKAVDAIVAELKKISKPTKDQKEIAQVGTISANNDATIGNIIADAMDKVGKEGVITVEEAKGMETSLDVVEGMQFDRGYLSPYFVTDPEKMEAVLEDPYILIHEKKISNMKDLLPLLEQIAKMGKPLLIIAEDVEGEALATLVVNKLRGTLQCCAVKAPGFGDRRKAMLEDIAILTGGQMIAEDLGIKLENVSLTDLGRAKRVVVDKETTTIVDGAGSKEKIEGRVRQIRAQIDETTSDYDREKLQERLAKLIGGVAVINVGAATETEMKEKKARVEDALNATRAAVEEGIVPGGGTAYLRCLKALDDIEIDDQDEQHGINLIRRAVEEPLRQIANNAGFEGSIIVERVKSESGNIGFNAAKGEFEDLIAAGIIDPTKVSRCALQNAASVAGLLLTTEAMVAEAPKKEDKAAAAPGAGMPDMY, encoded by the coding sequence ATGGCTGCAAAAGAAATAAAATATGATGTTAAGGCAAGGGAATCCATCCTGAGGGGTGTTAATGCCCTGGCCAATGCAGTAAAGGTTACTCTTGGTCCTAAGGGGAGGAACGTAATCATTGAAAAGTCCTTTGGTTCTCCTGTTATTACCAAGGACGGAGTCACTGTAGCCAAAGAGATTGAGCTTGAGGACAAGTTTGAGAATATGGGTGCCCAGATGGTCAAGGAGGTTGCCTCCAAGACCAGTGATGTTGCAGGTGATGGTACAACCACCGCAACTATACTTGCCCAGGCAATATACAATGAAGGTTCCAAGCTTGTTGCCGCTGGAATCAATCCCATGGCCCTAAAGCGCGGGATTGACAAGGCAGTCGATGCAATTGTCGCGGAATTAAAGAAGATTTCAAAGCCCACCAAGGATCAGAAAGAAATCGCTCAGGTTGGTACAATTTCAGCCAACAATGACGCCACTATTGGAAATATCATTGCAGATGCAATGGATAAAGTCGGAAAAGAAGGCGTCATCACAGTTGAAGAGGCAAAGGGAATGGAGACATCCCTCGACGTTGTAGAGGGTATGCAGTTTGATCGTGGTTACCTTTCTCCATACTTTGTAACCGATCCAGAGAAGATGGAGGCCGTTTTAGAGGATCCCTACATCCTCATCCATGAGAAAAAAATCAGCAACATGAAGGATCTGTTGCCACTGCTTGAGCAGATCGCAAAGATGGGCAAACCACTCCTCATCATTGCTGAGGATGTAGAGGGTGAGGCATTGGCCACATTAGTTGTCAATAAATTGAGGGGAACCTTACAGTGCTGTGCTGTCAAGGCTCCAGGATTTGGTGATCGTAGAAAGGCCATGCTTGAGGATATTGCAATCCTCACAGGTGGCCAGATGATTGCAGAAGATCTGGGCATTAAGCTTGAAAACGTATCCCTAACTGACCTCGGTCGCGCCAAGAGGGTAGTGGTGGATAAGGAAACTACTACCATTGTCGATGGTGCTGGCTCCAAGGAGAAGATCGAGGGCAGGGTACGTCAGATCAGGGCTCAGATCGATGAGACCACTTCTGACTATGACAGAGAAAAACTCCAGGAGCGTCTTGCCAAACTCATCGGCGGTGTTGCAGTGATCAATGTTGGTGCTGCAACTGAGACCGAGATGAAAGAGAAGAAGGCAAGGGTCGAGGATGCCCTCAATGCTACAAGGGCTGCTGTCGAAGAAGGAATAGTACCTGGTGGCGGTACTGCATACCTCAGGTGCTTGAAGGCCCTTGATGACATTGAGATCGACGATCAGGACGAGCAGCATGGAATCAATCTCATTAGGCGTGCTGTTGAGGAGCCACTCCGCCAGATCGCCAATAATGCTGGCTTTGAAGGCTCCATCATTGTAGAAAGGGTAAAGAGTGAGAGCGGTAACATCGGATTTAATGCCGCAAAAGGCGAATTTGAAGATCTTATAGCTGCTGGTATCATTGATCCAACAAAGGTTTCTCGTTGTGCCCTTCAGAATGCAGCAAGTGTTGCCGGACTCCTTCTCACCACTGAGGCCATGGTAGCTGAGGCCCCGAAGAAGGAGGATAAGGCTGCAGCAGCACCGGGTGCAGGCATGCCTGACATGTACTAA
- a CDS encoding lysophospholipid acyltransferase family protein encodes MVGIITPIVGITTYIILATIGLLISFFSSKGPDVLHNLGRLWSKIIFKAARSKIDVRGQEHIPHGTPVVFASNHQSQFDIPALYLAIPIQFRFVVKKELFKIPLFGLAMKRAGYVPIDRTGGKKAVKSLRAAVRRIKSGTSVVVFPEGTRSPDGKLLPFKTGALLVALKSGVPIVPIGIKGTHKILPKGSLWVRPGEVQVSIGRPIDTTLFQGRDAKDELVRVVRQEIARLID; translated from the coding sequence ATGGTAGGCATAATCACTCCAATTGTAGGAATTACTACATACATAATACTTGCAACTATTGGCCTTTTAATCTCTTTTTTTTCTTCAAAAGGGCCAGATGTTCTCCATAATCTCGGAAGACTTTGGTCGAAGATCATTTTTAAGGCTGCACGATCAAAGATTGACGTAAGAGGGCAGGAACACATCCCGCATGGAACCCCTGTGGTGTTTGCCTCTAACCATCAGAGCCAATTTGATATACCTGCATTGTATCTGGCAATTCCAATCCAGTTTAGGTTTGTAGTGAAGAAGGAACTCTTTAAGATTCCACTCTTTGGTCTGGCTATGAAAAGGGCTGGTTATGTCCCCATAGATAGGACTGGTGGGAAAAAGGCTGTAAAGAGCCTGAGAGCGGCAGTTAGGCGTATTAAATCTGGGACGAGTGTTGTGGTATTCCCTGAGGGAACACGCAGCCCAGATGGAAAACTCCTTCCATTTAAGACCGGGGCTTTGCTGGTGGCGTTAAAGTCCGGTGTCCCCATTGTACCAATTGGGATCAAGGGAACTCATAAAATCCTCCCTAAAGGGAGTCTGTGGGTAAGGCCTGGGGAAGTGCAAGTATCTATTGGGAGACCAATAGATACTACTCTCTTCCAGGGAAGAGATGCCAAGGATGAACTCGTGAGAGTTGTTAGACAAGAGATTGCACGACTTATAGACTGA